Part of the Thermoanaerobaculia bacterium genome is shown below.
GGAACGGGCTCCCTTCCCATGCCGCGCCGTAGATGACGGTCTGCGCGTCGGGCGCGAAGCGCGCCGAGAGCACCGTGCCGCGCCGGAAGGAGAGCCGCTGGAAGCTGCGAGCCGCCTCGGTCTCCCGTTTCGCCGGGCTCGCCGCGGTCTCGCCCGAGCCGGTTGCTTCCGGGAGGCGCTGGCGGAGCCGCGCGAGCTCGCGCGCGAGGTCCTTGGTCGACGCGTAGCGTTCCTCCGGCTCCTTTTCCAGGCATCGCTCGATGATCCAGCGCAGCGGAGCGGGGAACCTCGGATCGAACTGCTCGATGGAAGGCGGCTCTTCGCGGATGATCGCCGTCAGGGTCTCGGGAGCGGTCTTGCGCTCGAACGCGCGCCGGGCGGTGGCGAGCTCGTAGAGGATCGCGCCGAACGAGAACTGGTCGGAGCGGTAATCGACCGCGATCCCCGACGCCTGCTCGGGTGACATGTAGCCGATCGTTCCCATCACCATCCCTTCGCGGGTGGCGGTCGGCGCGGACGTCGGGAGCCCTTCTCCTTCCGATCCCGTGTCGACGAGCTTGGCGAGGCCGAAGTCGAGAACCTTGACGAACCCGTCCTTCGTGATCATCACGTTCTCGGGCTTCAGATCCCGGTGGACGATCCCGGCGGCGTGCGCTTTCGCGAGGCCGTCGGCGACCTGCACCGCGATGTCGAGGATCTTCTTCGGCGGCATCGGCCCGCCCGGGAGGGACTCCCGGAGCGTCGCGCCGTCGACGTACTCCATCGCGATGAAGACGGTCCCGTCCTCGTCGCCGATGTCGTGGATCGTGACGATGTTCGGATGGTTCAGCGCCGAGGCGGCGCGCGCCTCCCGCTCGAAGCGCAGCGTGCGTTCCTTGCTTTCCGTCGTTCCCGCGGCGAGCACCTTGACGGCGACCTCCCGTCCGAGCCGCGAGTCGCGCGCGCGGTACACCTCGCCCATGCCGCCGGCGCCGAGGGGAGAAAGAATTTCGTACGGGCCGAGACGGCTGCCGGCGGCGAGCGTCATTTCAGGCCCTCGACGAGCAGAAGGTCCGACAAGATCCGGTGATAGCTGTACGCGTACGAGGCGGCGTCGGGGGTGAGCCGGACGGAAACGATCTCGACGACGCCCGCGGGGTCCGGCGGCATGAGATCGAGCACGCGCTCCTTCCTTCCGGTCGCGAGGTCGAGACGCATGATCTGCGCGGGCAGCTCGCCGCGGCGGAAAACGTAGAGCGAGTTCCCCATCGGCGTCCAGCGGATCGGCCGGTCGTCGGGAGTGAGGATCGGGATCGGCTGCGGCGGCTCGTCCCCCTCGATCGCGTAGAGCGAGAAGACCTGATCGGGCCCCTGAACGACGACGTATTTCCCGTCCGCCGAGACGGGGAGGGACCCCGGCGCGCATCCTTCGGGGGTGATCGGACGCGGAGGCGAGTCGTCGAGAGCGTGGACGAAGAGCCGAAGCCCGCCGTTGACCTCGTTGGCGAGCAGCAGGAGCTTCTTCCCGTCCGGCGTCCAGCGGGCGGCGTGCACCGCGAGCCCCGGGTGCTCGATCGTCCGGGAGGTCCCCGCCTTGACGGGAAGGATGCTCGCGTTGCCTCGGAGCGACAGCGAAGCGACCCACTTTCCGTCGGGCGAAAACTCTTCGGCGCGGCCGTCGCCGAGCCGGATCGCCGGCGAGCCGTCCGTTCGCCGGATGAAGACTCCGCCGTTGGCGCCGCTCCCCTCGCCCGATTCGTCGAAGAGCACCGTCTTTCCGTCGGGGGAGAGATCGCAGACGCGCGACCAGTCGAGGAGCGAGAGGTCGCGTTCCTTCTCCTGTCCGGGCGGGAGCCCGACGATCCCGACCTTGCCGTTGTCGCTCGTGGCGAGAACGCCGCCGTCCCGCGAAACGTCCTGGATCGTCAGCTCGCCGGGGGTCCGGAGCAGCAGGCGCTCCTCGCCCGACAGCGTCACTCCCCAGATCGCGCGCGCGACGCCGGTGCGGGTCGCCGTGAACCAGATCTCGCGGCCGCCGTGGGCCCACGCGAGCCCGTAGGCCGTGATCCAGTCGGAAGAGAGGACGCGGACCCTGCCTTCGGCGTCGACGATCCGCACGGATCCCGCGTCGTTGCCCTGCGCGGGATGGTCGAGAAAGGCGACCGAACGTCCGTCCGGGGAGACTCGAGGATGGCTGATCCATCCCGCGGTCTGATAGAGAACTCTCCCGATCGGATACTCGATCTGGTGGCGGCCGGAGACGTTTCGCACCGCCGCCAGGCTCGCGCCGTCCGGCCCCCAGTCCGCCCACTGGACGTCTTCGAGGACCTCGCGGGGGGCGCCCCCGAGCATCGAGACCTGCGCCAGCGTTCCGCTCCAGATGAACCGCCCCGCCCAGTGCCGGTCGAGCGAGACCGCCATGAGACCTGTCCCCGAGATCGCGAGGATCTCGCAGTGCGGGAGCATCAGCGCGCTCGACTCCGGGCTCTCCGGCCGCGTGGAGAAGAGGCGCGTCGGATTGCCATCCCAGGAGGCGCCGTAGATGACGGTCCGGCCGTCCGGCGCGAACCGCGCGGAGAGAATCGTCCCCCGCTGGAACGAGAGCCGCTGGAAGCTCGCGACCGCCGCGGGAGAAGAAGTCTCAGGGGAAACCGCGCGGAATTCTCCGGAAGAGGTGGCCTCGGGGAGATGCTCCCGCAGGATCGCGAGGTCGCGGGCGAGATCGCGAGTCGACGCGTACCGCTGTTCGGGGTCTTTCGAGAGGCAGCGCTCGATGATCCAGCGGAGCGGCGGCGGGAGCTTCGGGTTTGCGGGCCCGAGGGGTTCCGGTTCGTCGCGGATGATCGCGACGAGGGTCTCGGCCGAAGTATCGCGGCGAAAGGCCTTCTTTCCCGAAGCCATCTCGTAGAAGATCGTGCCGAGCGAGAACTGGTCCGACCGAAAGTCGACCTTCTTGCCGCTGGCCTGTTCGGGCGCCATGTAGCCGACCGTCCCCATGACCATGCCGGGTGTCGTGCCCGTCGGAATTTCGGAGACGTTCTCGTCGGGGGTCTCGACGAGTTTCGCCAGCCCGAAGTCGAGGATCTTGACGAATCCGTCCTTCGAGATCATGACGTTCTCGGGCTTCAGATCCCGGTGCACGATTCCGGCCGCGTGCGCCTTCGCGAGCCCGTCGGCGATCGCGCAGGCGATGTCGAGGAGGCGTTTCGTCGGAACCGGACCGCCGGGCATCGACTCCCGGAGCGTCGCGCCGTCGACGAGCTCCATCGCGATGTACGTGGTTCCGTCCGCCGTTCCGATGTCGAAGATCGAGACGATGTTCGGGTGGTTCAGCGCGGAGGCGGCGCGAGCCTCCTTCTCGAAGCGCACCCGGCGGTCGGCGTTCTCGGAAGCGTCGGCGGAGAGAACCTTGATCGCGACGTCGCGGCCGAGGCGCGTGTCGCGCGCGCGGAAAACTTCCCCCATTCCTCCGGCGCCGAGCGGCGCGAGGATTTCATAGGGACCGAGCCGGGTTCCGGTCGCCACGGGCATGCTGTGGGCATGATCATAACGGATTGGCGCGAGTCCCGAATATGGTTTGAGGGCAAACGGATCGCTGCGATCAGCGCTTCTTCGCGAGCCAGTTCTGGACGAGCGTGATCGGGGCCTCGGCGGATTGCGTCACGTCCTGGTCGACCAGGAACTTCTTCCCGTCGCCCGTCACGTCGTACTGGACCCCGAAGTCCGCCCGAAAGCGGGCCTCGAAGAGGATCTGCGTCGTGCCGGCCTCGAACGCGGGCGTCGTCTTGACCGGAACGGTCATCAATTTCGTCCCGACGTCGTAGAAGATCTCTCTTCCGTCGCGGCTCCAGAGCGGGTCCTCGCCGCCGGATGTCGAGATCTGCCACTTGCCGCCGGTGTCGGGGAACGTGCGCACGTAGATCTCGTTCTTTCCCGATTCGTTCGAGACGTACGCGATCCACTTTCCGTCGGGGGAGAACGAAGGCTCTCCCTCGTTGAAGTCGGTCTCGAGATAGGGCGTCGCCTTCTGGTCGGCGAAGGAGAAGGTCCAGAGATCGCCGGTCCGGGTCGTCGTCTTCGCGTTGAACGTCTGGAACCCGATCCGGCTTCCGTCCGTCGTCCACGAAAACGGCGTCTTCAGAGCATCGGAGGCCAACACGAGCTTCTCTTCGCCCGTGCCGGCCGACGACTTCTCGTAGAGGTCTCCGGGATTCTTCCGGTCGGAGGAGAAGACGATCCGCGTGTCGTCCGGAGACCAGATCGGGTAGCCGTCGAAACCGGGCGCGAACGTCAGCCGCGTCTGGGTCCGCCGCGCCATGTCGAAGACCCAGACGTCGGTGTTCGCCGAAGAAGGGTCGCGGACGTCCATGGCGACCCTCTTTTCGTCGTGAGACAGCTTCGGCCGCGCGATCATCGCGGGGTTCCCGACCGTCTCGATCTGTCGCCCGGTCCGGTCGAGCCACGCGAGCTGCGAGAGACCGAGGCTCCCTCCGCCCATGTAGACGAGCGCGCCCGCTTGCGAGGCCGAGAACATCGACAGGCTGTATCCGGTCAGATTCTGCAGATGCTCGGCGACCGGAAACGCGTCTCCCGAGAGCTTGCGGCTCCCGGGCGAGAAGCGCTGCGCGAGCAGGGTCCCTTCCCGGACGAAGAGGAGGTGCCCGGACGCGTACTGGGCCTCCGACTCCACGTCGTGGAGGAGCTCCGCGGTCTTTCCGTCGAGCGTGCCCAGCCAGATCGCGGTGCGTTCCGGCTCGGTTCCGGACCCGGTCGTCCGATTCACGAACAGGAAATGCCGGCCGTCCGGGAGGAACCAGGGCCATCGATGCGTGTTCTCCTTGCGGGCGAGGTCGAGCTTCGTGATCGGAACGGGCGTCCCACCGGCCGCGGCGACCCTGGACAGCCCGGTGTTGAAGTTCGGCGCGAACACGATCGTTCCTTCCCGGTTCCACGTGCCGCCTCGACCTTCGACGGCGTCGCAGATCGTCTCGGCCGGTCCCCCGGACGCATCGATCTTCTTCAGCTTCGCGCCCATGAAGAAGCCGATCCGGGCGCTGTCGGGAGACCAGAAGGGATATTTGGCCCCTTCCGTCCCGGCGAGCGGCTGCGCGGAGAGACCGGAGAGGGGGCGCACCCAGAGCACGCTCTTGCCGGAAGGATCGGGCGCGACGAACGCGATCCGGCTCCCGTCCGGCGAGAGCGCCATCGCTCCCGAGGTGAAATCGAAGGACGACTTCTCGGGAGGGAGGATCGAGGTCTGGACCATCGACGCCGGGTTTCCGGCGGCACGCCACAGGAGCGCGCCGAGGGCGGCGGCGGCGGCCCCCAGGATTCCGGCTGCGATCCACGCCCAGCGCTCGCGCGCCCGGCGCCGCGAGACGACGATCGCGGGCGCTCCCGCCTGCGATCCCCCCTCGACGATCCATTCGAGCTGGAGCTTCGCGTCGTGCGCGGTCTGGAACCGGTCGTCCGGCTCCTTGGCGAGGCAGGTCTTGACGACGCGGTCGAGCGCGGGGGGGATCATCGGCACGATCGAGGAGATCGGCGCCGGATCACGCTCCAGAATCGCGGCGATCATGCTCGCGCGGCTCTTTCCGGCGAACGCCTTCCGGCCGGAAGCCATTTCGTAGAGGACGCAACCGAACGCGAAGATGTCGGTCCGCGCGTCCGCCTCCTTCCCTTCGAGCTGTTCGGGAGACATGTACTGGAACGTCCCCATGATCGTCCCGCGCTCGGTGAGATTCGTCGGGGTCATCTCGGTCGGGAGCGACGAGAGCTGCGAGATCTGCGAATCGACGTTCGCCGCGCGATGTTTCGCGAGCCCGAAGTCGAGGAGCTTCACCCCCGATTTCGTCAACATGACGTTTCCGGGCTTCAGGTCCCGGTGGACGATTCCCTGCTTGTGCGCGCGGTCGAGCGCGTCGGCGATCTGGATGCCGAACCGGAGGACCTGGTCGGCGGGAAGCGGCCCCTTCGTCAGCCGGTCCGCGAGCGTCTCCCCCTCGAGGAGCTCCATGACGAGGTACTCGACGCCGGCTTCGTTTCCGACGTCGAAGAGCGCGCAGATGTGTGGGTGAGAGAGCGCCGACACGGCTTTCGCCTCGCGCTCGAAGCGCTGCTTGAGCTCGGTGTTCTCGGAGAGGTGCGACGGAAGGACCTTGACGGCGACCTCGCGGCCGAGCCGCGTATCGCGCGCCCGGTAGACCTCGCCCATGCCGCCGGCGCCGAGGGGCGACAGGATTTCGTACGGGCCGAGCTTCGTGCCGGCGTCAAGCGTCATTTCACCCCGAGCTTGTGGCCGCGATCATACCGCGGCCGGGCCTCATCCCTCTTCTTCGTTCCGGCGGCGCGTTTCGGCGCGCCGGCGCCGGCGCCGGAGACGGGGCGTGGACGAGCATCGGATACCGGGCCGAAGGGACCTCCCGCGACGAGGAAGTCAGCGGGACGCGCTTCTCCTCGCCGCGGCCGGAACGCCTTCGATCGTCGAGATCCCGTAGAGCCGCTCGAGGAAGGCGACGACGAGCCGCTTGCCGTCGGGGGAGATGGCGAACGATTCCGCCTCGAGGTTCGGATCGAATCCCGCGACCTTGCGCCGCGACGCGCGGGTGTCACTTTTCTCCGGATCGAAGTCCTGGGCGTAGATCCCGTTGACGCCGTTGTCGTCCTGGCCGAGGAAATAGAGGCGTCTTCCGTCGATCGACCAACGGGCTCGTCCCATCTGCGTGTCCGTCGTGCGGGGGTGAGGGACGTCGACCGTGAAGGGAACGACCGCGCCGTCGGAAGTTCGGATGACGCGGATCGGTCCGACGTTGAGATCGGGGCAGGCGATCCATCTCCCGTCGGGCGAGACCTCCGGGACGTTGACGCACGGGCCGACGCGAGCCTCTCCGCTGCCGTCGGCCTTCGTCTTCCAGAGCCCGTCGTGGGACGAGCTCGTGAGGGCGTAGTAGATCCAGCCGTCCCCCGTGTCC
Proteins encoded:
- a CDS encoding serine/threonine-protein kinase; translation: MTLAAGSRLGPYEILSPLGAGGMGEVYRARDSRLGREVAVKVLAAGTTESKERTLRFEREARAASALNHPNIVTIHDIGDEDGTVFIAMEYVDGATLRESLPGGPMPPKKILDIAVQVADGLAKAHAAGIVHRDLKPENVMITKDGFVKVLDFGLAKLVDTGSEGEGLPTSAPTATREGMVMGTIGYMSPEQASGIAVDYRSDQFSFGAILYELATARRAFERKTAPETLTAIIREEPPSIEQFDPRFPAPLRWIIERCLEKEPEERYASTKDLARELARLRQRLPEATGSGETAASPAKRETEAARSFQRLSFRRGTVLSARFAPDAQTVIYGAAWEGSPFRLFSTRRESPESSALMLPDAEILSISSTGMMAISLDRHWAGRFMWTGTLAQVSILGG
- a CDS encoding WD40 repeat domain-containing serine/threonine protein kinase, whose translation is MPVATGTRLGPYEILAPLGAGGMGEVFRARDTRLGRDVAIKVLSADASENADRRVRFEKEARAASALNHPNIVSIFDIGTADGTTYIAMELVDGATLRESMPGGPVPTKRLLDIACAIADGLAKAHAAGIVHRDLKPENVMISKDGFVKILDFGLAKLVETPDENVSEIPTGTTPGMVMGTVGYMAPEQASGKKVDFRSDQFSLGTIFYEMASGKKAFRRDTSAETLVAIIRDEPEPLGPANPKLPPPLRWIIERCLSKDPEQRYASTRDLARDLAILREHLPEATSSGEFRAVSPETSSPAAVASFQRLSFQRGTILSARFAPDGRTVIYGASWDGNPTRLFSTRPESPESSALMLPHCEILAISGTGLMAVSLDRHWAGRFIWSGTLAQVSMLGGAPREVLEDVQWADWGPDGASLAAVRNVSGRHQIEYPIGRVLYQTAGWISHPRVSPDGRSVAFLDHPAQGNDAGSVRIVDAEGRVRVLSSDWITAYGLAWAHGGREIWFTATRTGVARAIWGVTLSGEERLLLRTPGELTIQDVSRDGGVLATSDNGKVGIVGLPPGQEKERDLSLLDWSRVCDLSPDGKTVLFDESGEGSGANGGVFIRRTDGSPAIRLGDGRAEEFSPDGKWVASLSLRGNASILPVKAGTSRTIEHPGLAVHAARWTPDGKKLLLLANEVNGGLRLFVHALDDSPPRPITPEGCAPGSLPVSADGKYVVVQGPDQVFSLYAIEGDEPPQPIPILTPDDRPIRWTPMGNSLYVFRRGELPAQIMRLDLATGRKERVLDLMPPDPAGVVEIVSVRLTPDAASYAYSYHRILSDLLLVEGLK
- a CDS encoding protein kinase, which gives rise to MTLDAGTKLGPYEILSPLGAGGMGEVYRARDTRLGREVAVKVLPSHLSENTELKQRFEREAKAVSALSHPHICALFDVGNEAGVEYLVMELLEGETLADRLTKGPLPADQVLRFGIQIADALDRAHKQGIVHRDLKPGNVMLTKSGVKLLDFGLAKHRAANVDSQISQLSSLPTEMTPTNLTERGTIMGTFQYMSPEQLEGKEADARTDIFAFGCVLYEMASGRKAFAGKSRASMIAAILERDPAPISSIVPMIPPALDRVVKTCLAKEPDDRFQTAHDAKLQLEWIVEGGSQAGAPAIVVSRRRARERWAWIAAGILGAAAAALGALLWRAAGNPASMVQTSILPPEKSSFDFTSGAMALSPDGSRIAFVAPDPSGKSVLWVRPLSGLSAQPLAGTEGAKYPFWSPDSARIGFFMGAKLKKIDASGGPAETICDAVEGRGGTWNREGTIVFAPNFNTGLSRVAAAGGTPVPITKLDLARKENTHRWPWFLPDGRHFLFVNRTTGSGTEPERTAIWLGTLDGKTAELLHDVESEAQYASGHLLFVREGTLLAQRFSPGSRKLSGDAFPVAEHLQNLTGYSLSMFSASQAGALVYMGGGSLGLSQLAWLDRTGRQIETVGNPAMIARPKLSHDEKRVAMDVRDPSSANTDVWVFDMARRTQTRLTFAPGFDGYPIWSPDDTRIVFSSDRKNPGDLYEKSSAGTGEEKLVLASDALKTPFSWTTDGSRIGFQTFNAKTTTRTGDLWTFSFADQKATPYLETDFNEGEPSFSPDGKWIAYVSNESGKNEIYVRTFPDTGGKWQISTSGGEDPLWSRDGREIFYDVGTKLMTVPVKTTPAFEAGTTQILFEARFRADFGVQYDVTGDGKKFLVDQDVTQSAEAPITLVQNWLAKKR